One Meleagris gallopavo isolate NT-WF06-2002-E0010 breed Aviagen turkey brand Nicholas breeding stock chromosome 11, Turkey_5.1, whole genome shotgun sequence genomic region harbors:
- the FAM131A gene encoding protein FAM131A — MRSGGDAEGTEPAVVPAPGPPPGSMGCIGSKTTIVAVDTTLCVEWKEVKALSPLRAARPAPLPRLLRQASFDSQDFLEVNVEDTVEMLPKSRRALTIQEIAALARSSLHGISQVVKEHVTKPTAMAQGRVAHLIEWKGWCKPVEPPAALESAFNSYCHLSEGEQEARFAAGVAEQFAIAEAKLRAWSSVDGDDSNDESYDEDFMPSSESSLPAEHHPGAALLRDLLRGHLCQLGARHGSCEPESDSSHTLSPETLCSSLCSLEMVSPSELTAKLLGSLGGELPPPSSQSALRGLVWPRCQDSLSPMPYAEACLSPAEDEVVLSKDFTLRRKISDVASSGVVSLEEEEEEEEEEEEEEEEEEEAEEP, encoded by the exons ATGCGGTCGGGGGGCGATGCGGAGGGCACGGAGCCGGCGGTAGTGCCCGCACCGGGGCCCCCCCCCGGGAGCATGGGCTGCATCGGCTCCAAAACTACCATCG TGGCCGTGGACACGACCCTGTGCGTGGAGTGGAAGGAGGTGAAAGCACTGTCCCCGCTGCGAGCCGCCCGACCGGCCCCATTGCCCCGCCTGTTGCGCCAGGCCTCCTTCGACAGCCAGGACTTCCTCGAG GTCAATGTTGAAGACACTGTCGAGATGCTGCCCAAGTCGCGGCGTGCGCTGACCATCCAGGAGATCGCCGCCCTGGCCCGCTCCTCACTGCATG GCATCTCGCAGGTAGTGAAGGAGCATGTGACAAAGCCAACGGCCATGGCGCAGGGCCGCGTCGCACACCTCATCGAGTGGAAGGGCTGGTGCAAACCCGTGGAGCCACCCGCTGCGCTAGAGAGCGCCTTCAATTCCTACTGCCACCTGAGCGAGGGCGAGCAGGAGGCACGCTTTGCTGCAG GCGTGGCAGAGCAGTTTGCCATTGCTGAGGCCAAGCTGCGTGCCTGGTCCTCAGTGGATGGGGATGACTCCAACGATGAGTCCTACGATGAGGACTTCATGCCATCCTCGGAGAGCTCCCTGCCAGCCG AGCATCATCCCGGTGCAGCGCTGCTGCGGGACCTGCTGCGGGGCCACTTATGCCAGCTGGGAGCACGGCATGGCTCCTGTGAGCCTGAGAGTGACTCGTCGCACACGCTGTCCCCCGAAACCCTCTGCTCCAGCCTCTGCAGCCTGGAGATGGTGTCCCCCTCCGAACTCACTGCCAAACTGCTGGGCTCCCTGGGGGGTGAGCTGCCCCCCCCGAGCAGCCAAAGTGCCTTGCGGGGTCTGGTATGGCCCCGCTGCCAGGACTCGCTGTCCCCCATGCCCTATGCCGAGGCCTGCCTCTCGCCTGCCGAGGACGAGGTGGTGCTGAGCAAGGACTTCACGCTCCGCCGCAAAATCTCTGACGTTGCCTCCTCCGGGGTGGTGTcactggaggaggaagaggaggaggaggaggaagaggaggaggaggaggaggaggaggaggaggctgaagaGCCGTGA
- the CLCN2 gene encoding chloride channel protein 2 isoform X3: MYGGLDTNAMLQYLAWVTYPTVLITFSAGFTQILAPQAVGSGIPEMKTILRGVVLKEYLTLKTFVAKVIGLTCALGSGMPLGKEGPFVHIASMCAALLSRFLSFFGGIYENEARNTEMLAAACAVGVGCCFAAPIGGVLFSIEVTSTFFAVRNYWRGFFAATFSAFIFRVLAVWIKDEETITALFKTRFRLDFPFDLQELPAFAVIGIASGFGGALFVYLNRKIVQCMRRQKTINRFLMKKRLLFPALVTLLISTLTFPPGFGQFMAGQLTQKDTLVTLFDNRTWAKQEPSDEFEYMGILEAWRHPRSNVFVTLVVFILMKFWMSALATTIPVPCGAFMPVFVIGAAFGRLVGESMAAWFPDGIHTDSNTYRIVPGGYAVVGAAALSGAVTHTVSTAVIVFELTGQISHILPVMIAVILANAVAQSLQPSLYDSIIRIKKLPYLPELGWGHHEKYNMRVEDIMVRDVPYVSLNCKYRDLQHVLQSTKMKSLALVDSAESMILLGSIERAQVGALLGHQLHPQRRLQALRQKAWASADDGRRFSEASVCFQISTEASSFTPTRSGSRKPLKPALKRVPSVPADGPSASATDSSSIALKSLFCANSAAEPAEAQGQAPRKAKHVRISVTEDLDLGDRMTPAEILDWEEQQLEQNVDFSSAQIDPAPFQLVERTSLHKTHTIFSLLGLDHAYVTSIGRLVGMVSLKELRKAIEGSLTAKGVKVLPPLASFRRSSTSAGELDTTDLRQLWDRHQHHPMPREASPDDGDTSK, encoded by the exons ATGTATGGGGGCCTGGACACCAATGCGATGCTGCAGTATCTGGCCTGGGTCACCTACCCCACTGTGCTCATCACCTTCTCAGCTGGCTTCACCCAGATCCTCGCTCCACAGGCTGTAG GCTCAGGGATCCCTGAGATGAAGACTATCCTGCGGGGTGTCGTCCTGAAGGAGTATCTCACCCTAAAGACCTTCGTGGCCAAGGTGATTGGGCTGACGTGTGCCCTGGGTAGCGGCATGCCCCTGGGCAAGGAG gGTCCCTTTGTCCATATTGCCAGCATGTGTGCAGCCCTGCTCAGCCGCTTCCTCTCCTTCTTTGGGGGCATCTATGAG AACGAGGCGAGGAACACCGAAATGCTTGCAGCTGCCTGTGCTGTTGGTGTCGGCTGCTGCTTCGCTGCCCCCATTGGAG GTGTGCTGTTCAGCATTGAGGTCACCTCCACCTTCTTTGCTGTCCGCAACTATTGGCGTGGTTTCTTTGCTGCCACCTTCAGTGCCTTCATCTTCCGCGTGCTGGCTGTCTGGATCAAAGATGAAG AGACCATCACAGCACTCTTCAAAACCCGCTTCCGCCTCGACTTCCCCTTTGACCTGCAGGAACTGCCTGCCTTTGCCGTCATCGG GATCGCCAGCGGTTTCGGTGGTGCTCTCTTTGTCTACCTCAACCGCAAGATTGTGCAGTGCATGCGCCGACAGAAGACCATCAATCGCTTCTTGATGAAGAA GCGCCTGCTGTTCCCTGCCCTGGTGACACTTCTCATCTCCACGTTGACCTTCCCACCCGGCTTTGGGCAGTTCATGGCTGGACAG CTCACCCAGAAGGACACGCTGGTGACGTTGTTCGACAACCGGACATGGGCCAAGCAGGAGCCCAGTGATGAATTCGAGTACATGGGCATCCTGGAGGCCTGGCGACATCCCCGCTCCAACGTCTTCGTCACTCTCGTTGTCTTCATCCTCATGAAG TTCTGGATGTCAGCCCTGGCTACCACCATCCCAGTGCCCTGTGGGGCTTTCATGCCGGTCTTCGTCATTG GGGCAGCCTTTGGACGGCTGGTCGGGGAGAGCATGGCAGCCTGGTTCCCTGATGGGATCCACACTGACAGCAACACCTACCGCATCGTGCCAGGGGGCTACGCCGTGGTGG gggcGGCCGCGCTGTCGGGTGCTGTTACCCACACTGTGTCCACTGCCGTCATCGTCTTTGAGCTGACGGGGCAAATCTCACACATCCTGCCCGTCATGattgctgtcatcctggccAACGCGGTGGCCCAAAGCCTCCAGCCCTCCCTTTACGACAGCATCATCCGCATCAAGAAGCTGCCCTACCTCcctgagctgggctgggggcaCCATGA GAAATACAACATGCGGGTGGAGGACATCATGGTGCGGGATGTTCCCTACGTCTCTCTCAACTGCAAGTACCGGGACCTGCAGCATGTGCTGCAGAGCACCAAGATGAAGAGCTTGGCGCTGGTGGATTCAGCAG AGTCCATGATCCTGCTGGGTTCCATTGAAAGGGCACAGGTGGGGGCCCTGCTGGGCCACCAGCTCCATCCCCAGCGCCGGCTCCAGGCCCTGCGGCAGAAGGCGTGGGCGAGCGCTGATGATGGGCGCCGGTTTTCCGAAGCCAGCGTCTGCTTCCAG ATCAGCACTGAAGCTTCCTCCTTCACTCCCACACGCAGCGGATCCCGCAAGCCCCTAAAGCCAGCATTGAAGCGGGTGCCCAGCGTCCCTGCTGATGGCCCCTCAG ccagtGCCACCGACAGCTCCAGCATCGCCCTTAAGAGCCTCTTCTGTGCcaacagtgctgcagagcctgcTGAG GCGCAGGGCCAGGCCCCTCGCAAGGCCAAGCACGTCCGCATTTCCGTCACG GAGGACCTGGACCTGGGGGACAGGATGACGCCGGCAGAG ATCCTGGactgggaagagcagcagctggagcagaatGTGGACTTCAGCAGCGCCCAGATTGACCCCGCACCCTTCCAGCTGGTGGAGCGCACCTCTCTGCACAAG ACCCACACCATCTTCTCACTACTGGGCTTGGACCACGCATACGTCACCAGCATCGGGCGCCTGGTGGGCATGGTGTCCCTCAAGGAG CTGCGCAAAGCCATCGAGGGCTCACTGACCGCCAAGGGGGTGAAGGTGTTGCCACCGCTCGCCAGCTTCCGCCGCAGCAGCACCAGTGCGGGTGAGCTGGACACCACCGACCTGCGCCAGCTCTGGGACCGCCACCAGCACCACCCCATGCCCCGCGAGGCCAGCCCTGATGATGGGGACACCAGCAAGTGA
- the LOC100543786 gene encoding heat shock protein beta-7-like has protein sequence MASLSSAATYRAEHISTYSQGLGAGEPHFEGERYHYDTFRYPGSPGTVCPYTLGTWVQVQGETYQVVANVSQFDPPDIVVTTSNGHVAIWAEKVAEDGTVCDTFTHQCRLPEDTDPLSVSCALTDAGMLVITAWRRAGARPGEMPQPLYRSEATLSAGTARGH, from the exons ATGGCATCGCTCAGCTCAGCTGCTACGTACCGTGCTGAGCACATCAGCACCTACAGCCAGGGGCTGGGTGCCGGCGAGCCCCACTTCGAGGGGGAGCGGTACCACTACGACACCTTCAGGTACCCAG GTTCCCCAGGCACCGTGTGCCCCTACACCCTGGGCACATGGGTGCAGGTGCAGGGTGAAACCTACCAGGTGGTGGCCAACGTCAGCCAGTTCGATCCTCCTGACATTGTGGTGACCACCTCCAACGGCCACGTTGCCATCTGGGCTGAGAAG GTGGCAGAGGACGGCACAGTATGTGACACTTTCACCCACCAGTGCCGGCTGCCTGAGGACACGGACCCGCTGTCGGTGAGCTGTGCCCTGACCGATGCTGGCATGCTGGTCATAACCGCCTGGCGTCGTGCCGGTGCCCGTCCCGGTGAGATGCCGCAGCCGCTGTACCGCAGCGAGGCAACACTGAGTGCGGGAACAGCACGGGGACACTAA
- the CLCN2 gene encoding chloride channel protein 2 isoform X2: protein MASAESAEQRALQYEQTLMYGRYTQDLGTFAKDEAARLRLKQEHEDSGTPRPRRPSELLEYSQGRCAPCCGCAVRCQRFFIARVGEDWVFLILLGLVMALVSWAMDFAIATCLQAQKWMYGGLDTNAMLQYLAWVTYPTVLITFSAGFTQILAPQAVGSGIPEMKTILRGVVLKEYLTLKTFVAKVIGLTCALGSGMPLGKEGPFVHIASMCAALLSRFLSFFGGIYENEARNTEMLAAACAVGVGCCFAAPIGGVLFSIEVTSTFFAVRNYWRGFFAATFSAFIFRVLAVWIKDEETITALFKTRFRLDFPFDLQELPAFAVIGIASGFGGALFVYLNRKIVQCMRRQKTINRFLMKKRLLFPALVTLLISTLTFPPGFGQFMAGQLTQKDTLVTLFDNRTWAKQEPSDEFEYMGILEAWRHPRSNVFVTLVVFILMKFWMSALATTIPVPCGAFMPVFVIGAAFGRLVGESMAAWFPDGIHTDSNTYRIVPGGYAVVGAAALSGAVTHTVSTAVIVFELTGQISHILPVMIAVILANAVAQSLQPSLYDSIIRIKKLPYLPELGWGHHEKYNMRVEDIMVRDVPYVSLNCKYRDLQHVLQSTKMKSLALVDSAESMILLGSIERAQVGALLGHQLHPQRRLQALRQKAWASADDGRRFSEASVCFQISTEASSFTPTRSGSRKPLKPALKRVPSVPADGPSASATDSSSIALKSLFCANSAAEPAEEDLDLGDRMTPAEILDWEEQQLEQNVDFSSAQIDPAPFQLVERTSLHKTHTIFSLLGLDHAYVTSIGRLVGMVSLKELRKAIEGSLTAKGVKVLPPLASFRRSSTSAGELDTTDLRQLWDRHQHHPMPREASPDDGDTSK, encoded by the exons ATGGCCTCCGCCGAGAGCGCGGAGCAGCGGGCGCTGCAGTACGAGCAGACCCTG ATGTATGGCCGCTACACACAGGACCTGGGCACCTTCGCCAAGGATGAGGCAGCCCGGCTGCGGCTGAAACAGGAGCATGAGGACAGTGGCACCCCACGGCCACGCCGCccctctgagctgctggagtaCAGCCAGGGACGCTGTGCCCCCTGCTGTG gctgtgctgtgcggTGCCAGAGGTTCTTCATCGCCAGGGTGGGCGAGGACTGGGTTTTCCTCATCCTCCTGGGGTTGGTCATGGCACTGGTGAGCTGGGCCATGGACTTTGCTATCGCCACCTGCCTCCAAG CTCAGAAGTGGATGTATGGGGGCCTGGACACCAATGCGATGCTGCAGTATCTGGCCTGGGTCACCTACCCCACTGTGCTCATCACCTTCTCAGCTGGCTTCACCCAGATCCTCGCTCCACAGGCTGTAG GCTCAGGGATCCCTGAGATGAAGACTATCCTGCGGGGTGTCGTCCTGAAGGAGTATCTCACCCTAAAGACCTTCGTGGCCAAGGTGATTGGGCTGACGTGTGCCCTGGGTAGCGGCATGCCCCTGGGCAAGGAG gGTCCCTTTGTCCATATTGCCAGCATGTGTGCAGCCCTGCTCAGCCGCTTCCTCTCCTTCTTTGGGGGCATCTATGAG AACGAGGCGAGGAACACCGAAATGCTTGCAGCTGCCTGTGCTGTTGGTGTCGGCTGCTGCTTCGCTGCCCCCATTGGAG GTGTGCTGTTCAGCATTGAGGTCACCTCCACCTTCTTTGCTGTCCGCAACTATTGGCGTGGTTTCTTTGCTGCCACCTTCAGTGCCTTCATCTTCCGCGTGCTGGCTGTCTGGATCAAAGATGAAG AGACCATCACAGCACTCTTCAAAACCCGCTTCCGCCTCGACTTCCCCTTTGACCTGCAGGAACTGCCTGCCTTTGCCGTCATCGG GATCGCCAGCGGTTTCGGTGGTGCTCTCTTTGTCTACCTCAACCGCAAGATTGTGCAGTGCATGCGCCGACAGAAGACCATCAATCGCTTCTTGATGAAGAA GCGCCTGCTGTTCCCTGCCCTGGTGACACTTCTCATCTCCACGTTGACCTTCCCACCCGGCTTTGGGCAGTTCATGGCTGGACAG CTCACCCAGAAGGACACGCTGGTGACGTTGTTCGACAACCGGACATGGGCCAAGCAGGAGCCCAGTGATGAATTCGAGTACATGGGCATCCTGGAGGCCTGGCGACATCCCCGCTCCAACGTCTTCGTCACTCTCGTTGTCTTCATCCTCATGAAG TTCTGGATGTCAGCCCTGGCTACCACCATCCCAGTGCCCTGTGGGGCTTTCATGCCGGTCTTCGTCATTG GGGCAGCCTTTGGACGGCTGGTCGGGGAGAGCATGGCAGCCTGGTTCCCTGATGGGATCCACACTGACAGCAACACCTACCGCATCGTGCCAGGGGGCTACGCCGTGGTGG gggcGGCCGCGCTGTCGGGTGCTGTTACCCACACTGTGTCCACTGCCGTCATCGTCTTTGAGCTGACGGGGCAAATCTCACACATCCTGCCCGTCATGattgctgtcatcctggccAACGCGGTGGCCCAAAGCCTCCAGCCCTCCCTTTACGACAGCATCATCCGCATCAAGAAGCTGCCCTACCTCcctgagctgggctgggggcaCCATGA GAAATACAACATGCGGGTGGAGGACATCATGGTGCGGGATGTTCCCTACGTCTCTCTCAACTGCAAGTACCGGGACCTGCAGCATGTGCTGCAGAGCACCAAGATGAAGAGCTTGGCGCTGGTGGATTCAGCAG AGTCCATGATCCTGCTGGGTTCCATTGAAAGGGCACAGGTGGGGGCCCTGCTGGGCCACCAGCTCCATCCCCAGCGCCGGCTCCAGGCCCTGCGGCAGAAGGCGTGGGCGAGCGCTGATGATGGGCGCCGGTTTTCCGAAGCCAGCGTCTGCTTCCAG ATCAGCACTGAAGCTTCCTCCTTCACTCCCACACGCAGCGGATCCCGCAAGCCCCTAAAGCCAGCATTGAAGCGGGTGCCCAGCGTCCCTGCTGATGGCCCCTCAG ccagtGCCACCGACAGCTCCAGCATCGCCCTTAAGAGCCTCTTCTGTGCcaacagtgctgcagagcctgcTGAG GAGGACCTGGACCTGGGGGACAGGATGACGCCGGCAGAG ATCCTGGactgggaagagcagcagctggagcagaatGTGGACTTCAGCAGCGCCCAGATTGACCCCGCACCCTTCCAGCTGGTGGAGCGCACCTCTCTGCACAAG ACCCACACCATCTTCTCACTACTGGGCTTGGACCACGCATACGTCACCAGCATCGGGCGCCTGGTGGGCATGGTGTCCCTCAAGGAG CTGCGCAAAGCCATCGAGGGCTCACTGACCGCCAAGGGGGTGAAGGTGTTGCCACCGCTCGCCAGCTTCCGCCGCAGCAGCACCAGTGCGGGTGAGCTGGACACCACCGACCTGCGCCAGCTCTGGGACCGCCACCAGCACCACCCCATGCCCCGCGAGGCCAGCCCTGATGATGGGGACACCAGCAAGTGA
- the CLCN2 gene encoding chloride channel protein 2 isoform X1, with translation MASAESAEQRALQYEQTLMYGRYTQDLGTFAKDEAARLRLKQEHEDSGTPRPRRPSELLEYSQGRCAPCCGCAVRCQRFFIARVGEDWVFLILLGLVMALVSWAMDFAIATCLQAQKWMYGGLDTNAMLQYLAWVTYPTVLITFSAGFTQILAPQAVGSGIPEMKTILRGVVLKEYLTLKTFVAKVIGLTCALGSGMPLGKEGPFVHIASMCAALLSRFLSFFGGIYENEARNTEMLAAACAVGVGCCFAAPIGGVLFSIEVTSTFFAVRNYWRGFFAATFSAFIFRVLAVWIKDEETITALFKTRFRLDFPFDLQELPAFAVIGIASGFGGALFVYLNRKIVQCMRRQKTINRFLMKKRLLFPALVTLLISTLTFPPGFGQFMAGQLTQKDTLVTLFDNRTWAKQEPSDEFEYMGILEAWRHPRSNVFVTLVVFILMKFWMSALATTIPVPCGAFMPVFVIGAAFGRLVGESMAAWFPDGIHTDSNTYRIVPGGYAVVGAAALSGAVTHTVSTAVIVFELTGQISHILPVMIAVILANAVAQSLQPSLYDSIIRIKKLPYLPELGWGHHEKYNMRVEDIMVRDVPYVSLNCKYRDLQHVLQSTKMKSLALVDSAESMILLGSIERAQVGALLGHQLHPQRRLQALRQKAWASADDGRRFSEASVCFQISTEASSFTPTRSGSRKPLKPALKRVPSVPADGPSASATDSSSIALKSLFCANSAAEPAEAQGQAPRKAKHVRISVTEDLDLGDRMTPAEILDWEEQQLEQNVDFSSAQIDPAPFQLVERTSLHKTHTIFSLLGLDHAYVTSIGRLVGMVSLKELRKAIEGSLTAKGVKVLPPLASFRRSSTSAGELDTTDLRQLWDRHQHHPMPREASPDDGDTSK, from the exons ATGGCCTCCGCCGAGAGCGCGGAGCAGCGGGCGCTGCAGTACGAGCAGACCCTG ATGTATGGCCGCTACACACAGGACCTGGGCACCTTCGCCAAGGATGAGGCAGCCCGGCTGCGGCTGAAACAGGAGCATGAGGACAGTGGCACCCCACGGCCACGCCGCccctctgagctgctggagtaCAGCCAGGGACGCTGTGCCCCCTGCTGTG gctgtgctgtgcggTGCCAGAGGTTCTTCATCGCCAGGGTGGGCGAGGACTGGGTTTTCCTCATCCTCCTGGGGTTGGTCATGGCACTGGTGAGCTGGGCCATGGACTTTGCTATCGCCACCTGCCTCCAAG CTCAGAAGTGGATGTATGGGGGCCTGGACACCAATGCGATGCTGCAGTATCTGGCCTGGGTCACCTACCCCACTGTGCTCATCACCTTCTCAGCTGGCTTCACCCAGATCCTCGCTCCACAGGCTGTAG GCTCAGGGATCCCTGAGATGAAGACTATCCTGCGGGGTGTCGTCCTGAAGGAGTATCTCACCCTAAAGACCTTCGTGGCCAAGGTGATTGGGCTGACGTGTGCCCTGGGTAGCGGCATGCCCCTGGGCAAGGAG gGTCCCTTTGTCCATATTGCCAGCATGTGTGCAGCCCTGCTCAGCCGCTTCCTCTCCTTCTTTGGGGGCATCTATGAG AACGAGGCGAGGAACACCGAAATGCTTGCAGCTGCCTGTGCTGTTGGTGTCGGCTGCTGCTTCGCTGCCCCCATTGGAG GTGTGCTGTTCAGCATTGAGGTCACCTCCACCTTCTTTGCTGTCCGCAACTATTGGCGTGGTTTCTTTGCTGCCACCTTCAGTGCCTTCATCTTCCGCGTGCTGGCTGTCTGGATCAAAGATGAAG AGACCATCACAGCACTCTTCAAAACCCGCTTCCGCCTCGACTTCCCCTTTGACCTGCAGGAACTGCCTGCCTTTGCCGTCATCGG GATCGCCAGCGGTTTCGGTGGTGCTCTCTTTGTCTACCTCAACCGCAAGATTGTGCAGTGCATGCGCCGACAGAAGACCATCAATCGCTTCTTGATGAAGAA GCGCCTGCTGTTCCCTGCCCTGGTGACACTTCTCATCTCCACGTTGACCTTCCCACCCGGCTTTGGGCAGTTCATGGCTGGACAG CTCACCCAGAAGGACACGCTGGTGACGTTGTTCGACAACCGGACATGGGCCAAGCAGGAGCCCAGTGATGAATTCGAGTACATGGGCATCCTGGAGGCCTGGCGACATCCCCGCTCCAACGTCTTCGTCACTCTCGTTGTCTTCATCCTCATGAAG TTCTGGATGTCAGCCCTGGCTACCACCATCCCAGTGCCCTGTGGGGCTTTCATGCCGGTCTTCGTCATTG GGGCAGCCTTTGGACGGCTGGTCGGGGAGAGCATGGCAGCCTGGTTCCCTGATGGGATCCACACTGACAGCAACACCTACCGCATCGTGCCAGGGGGCTACGCCGTGGTGG gggcGGCCGCGCTGTCGGGTGCTGTTACCCACACTGTGTCCACTGCCGTCATCGTCTTTGAGCTGACGGGGCAAATCTCACACATCCTGCCCGTCATGattgctgtcatcctggccAACGCGGTGGCCCAAAGCCTCCAGCCCTCCCTTTACGACAGCATCATCCGCATCAAGAAGCTGCCCTACCTCcctgagctgggctgggggcaCCATGA GAAATACAACATGCGGGTGGAGGACATCATGGTGCGGGATGTTCCCTACGTCTCTCTCAACTGCAAGTACCGGGACCTGCAGCATGTGCTGCAGAGCACCAAGATGAAGAGCTTGGCGCTGGTGGATTCAGCAG AGTCCATGATCCTGCTGGGTTCCATTGAAAGGGCACAGGTGGGGGCCCTGCTGGGCCACCAGCTCCATCCCCAGCGCCGGCTCCAGGCCCTGCGGCAGAAGGCGTGGGCGAGCGCTGATGATGGGCGCCGGTTTTCCGAAGCCAGCGTCTGCTTCCAG ATCAGCACTGAAGCTTCCTCCTTCACTCCCACACGCAGCGGATCCCGCAAGCCCCTAAAGCCAGCATTGAAGCGGGTGCCCAGCGTCCCTGCTGATGGCCCCTCAG ccagtGCCACCGACAGCTCCAGCATCGCCCTTAAGAGCCTCTTCTGTGCcaacagtgctgcagagcctgcTGAG GCGCAGGGCCAGGCCCCTCGCAAGGCCAAGCACGTCCGCATTTCCGTCACG GAGGACCTGGACCTGGGGGACAGGATGACGCCGGCAGAG ATCCTGGactgggaagagcagcagctggagcagaatGTGGACTTCAGCAGCGCCCAGATTGACCCCGCACCCTTCCAGCTGGTGGAGCGCACCTCTCTGCACAAG ACCCACACCATCTTCTCACTACTGGGCTTGGACCACGCATACGTCACCAGCATCGGGCGCCTGGTGGGCATGGTGTCCCTCAAGGAG CTGCGCAAAGCCATCGAGGGCTCACTGACCGCCAAGGGGGTGAAGGTGTTGCCACCGCTCGCCAGCTTCCGCCGCAGCAGCACCAGTGCGGGTGAGCTGGACACCACCGACCTGCGCCAGCTCTGGGACCGCCACCAGCACCACCCCATGCCCCGCGAGGCCAGCCCTGATGATGGGGACACCAGCAAGTGA